One Hordeum vulgare subsp. vulgare chromosome 4H, MorexV3_pseudomolecules_assembly, whole genome shotgun sequence DNA window includes the following coding sequences:
- the LOC123448560 gene encoding ER membrane protein complex subunit 4 isoform X1, translating into MEKGKGLARRWAVELHDVSSSSSSPAFPDPPGFTRSAPEADDAASARQRKETEAAWKGQKAWEVAQAPFKNLMMMGFMMWMAGSTVHLFSIGIVFSALWQPFNALRSVGKVFEPFKDPRVDTLAPKLLFTALNLAAMGLGVWKLNTLGLLPTNASDWVSSLSPAREVEYAGGGIPLM; encoded by the exons ATGGAGAAGGGCAAGGGTCTCGCCCGACGCTGGGCAGTGGAGCTCCACGAcgtatcttcctcctcctcctcgcctgcCTTCCCCGATCCTCCTGGCTTCACCAGATCCGCCCCGGAAGCG GACGACGCCGCCAGCGCGCGGCAGCGCAAGGAGACCGAAGCTGCCTGGAAGGGGCAG AAAGCCTGGGAGGTGGCGCAGGCGCCCTTCAAGAACCTGATGATGATGGGTTTTATGATGTGGATGGCCGGGAGCACAGTCCACCTGTTTAGCATTGGTATCGTCTTCTCTGCTCTCTGGCAGCCCTTCAACGCACTCCGATCTGTCGGGAAAG TTTTCGAACCATTTAAGGACCCAAGGGTGGATACACTTGCACCTAAGTTACTCTTCACTGCTCTCAACTTGGCCGctatgggtttgggtgtttggaag CTCAACACATTGGGTCTTCTTCCGACAAATGCATCAGACTGGGTATCTTCACTGTCTCCTGCTCGG GAGGTTGAATATGCTGGTGGAGGGATCCCCTTGATGTAA
- the LOC123448560 gene encoding ER membrane protein complex subunit 4 isoform X2: MEKGKGLARRWAVELHDVSSSSSSPAFPDPPGFTRSAPEAKAWEVAQAPFKNLMMMGFMMWMAGSTVHLFSIGIVFSALWQPFNALRSVGKVFEPFKDPRVDTLAPKLLFTALNLAAMGLGVWKLNTLGLLPTNASDWVSSLSPAREVEYAGGGIPLM, translated from the exons ATGGAGAAGGGCAAGGGTCTCGCCCGACGCTGGGCAGTGGAGCTCCACGAcgtatcttcctcctcctcctcgcctgcCTTCCCCGATCCTCCTGGCTTCACCAGATCCGCCCCGGAAGCG AAAGCCTGGGAGGTGGCGCAGGCGCCCTTCAAGAACCTGATGATGATGGGTTTTATGATGTGGATGGCCGGGAGCACAGTCCACCTGTTTAGCATTGGTATCGTCTTCTCTGCTCTCTGGCAGCCCTTCAACGCACTCCGATCTGTCGGGAAAG TTTTCGAACCATTTAAGGACCCAAGGGTGGATACACTTGCACCTAAGTTACTCTTCACTGCTCTCAACTTGGCCGctatgggtttgggtgtttggaag CTCAACACATTGGGTCTTCTTCCGACAAATGCATCAGACTGGGTATCTTCACTGTCTCCTGCTCGG GAGGTTGAATATGCTGGTGGAGGGATCCCCTTGATGTAA